A single genomic interval of Scyliorhinus canicula chromosome 15, sScyCan1.1, whole genome shotgun sequence harbors:
- the LOC119978759 gene encoding hemoglobin subunit alpha-like codes for MIFTAKDRSAIESVAKVLEQNAEQLGAESLARMFALHPGSKIYFHFDDYSAAGAKVKTHGIKVVGAITKAAHHLDDLHGHLEALAEKHGKVLLVDPQNFPKLCQCIVVTLASHLTAFAPATHCAVDKLLTVICQELSSRYR; via the exons ATGATATTCACGGCAAAGGACAGGAGTGCTATCGAGTCTGTCGCCAAGGTGCTCGAGCAGAATGCTGAGCAATTAGGTGCAGAATCTCTGGCCAG AATGTTTGCACTTCATCCTGGAAGCAAGATTTATTTCCATTTCGATGACTACTCTGCTGCCGGTGCCAAGGTCAAGACACATGGTATAAAGGTCGTCGGAGCTATAACCAAAGCAGCTCACCACTTGGATGACCTGCATGGTCACCTGGAAGCTCTTGCAGAAAAACATGGTAAAGTACTTCTGGTGGACCCTCAAAACTTCCCG AAACTTTGCCAATGTATCGTAGTGACCTTGGCCAGCCACCTGACTGCATTCGCTCCAGCAACCCACTGCGCCGTAGACAAGTTGCTCACTGTCATTTGCCAAGAACTGAGCTCTCGGTACCGTTAA